One Nicotiana tomentosiformis chromosome 4, ASM39032v3, whole genome shotgun sequence genomic window carries:
- the LOC104092525 gene encoding probable inactive ATP-dependent zinc metalloprotease FTSHI 4, chloroplastic produces the protein MTSSSIHLLKPSFPPKTLPRFSPSVFTPFNLQLRPRRRYCFSIGSKSLNIQACKSGFTSTSNSNSVNDETESAQQLFEKLKEAERERINKLEEFERKANVQLERQLLLASEWSRKLLAMQGKLKGTEWDPENSHKIDYSQFQNLLNANNVQFMEYSNYGQTVSVILPYYKDGKTKGSGGENRKDIVFKRHVVDRMPIDCWNDVWRKLHQQLVNVDVYNVNNIPAEVYSTVATAVVWSMRLALSVVLYIWIDNKMRPIYSKLIPCDLGSAPKKISEPQKQRALGSLGKSRAKFISAEEKTGITFDDFAGQEYIKRELQEIVRILKNEDEFQNKGIYCPKGVLLHGPPGTGKTLLAKAIAGEAGLPFFAANGTDFVEMFAGVAASRVKDLFSSARSFAPSIIFIDEIDAIGSKRGGPDIGGGGAEREQGLLQILTEMDGFKVSTSQVLVIGATNRLDILDPALLRKGRFDKIIRVGLPSKDGRLAILMVHARNKFFRSEEEKDTLLQEIAELTEDFTGAELQNILNEAGILTARKDLDYIGRDELLEALKRQKGTFETGQEDSTEVPEELTLRLAYREAAVAVLACYLPDPYRPFTETDIKSIRSQPNMQFMEIGGRVFKRKADYVNSIVRACAPRVIEEKMFGVDNLCWISAKATLEASRLAEFLILQTGLTALGKAYYRYQRDLVPNLPSKIEALRDEYMRYAVEKCLSILKENHAAVETITDVLLEEGEIKADEIWSIYKSSPKSPQPTVCPVDEYGALIYAGRWGVHGVSLPGRVTFAPGNVGFSTFGAPRPMETQIISDETWKLIDGIWDKRVEEIKAAASVEIEEDKEKPQLLMPSHFL, from the exons ATGACATCCAGCAGTATCCATTTACTAAAACCCTCCTTCCCTCCTAAAACCCTACCCAGATTCTCTCCATCTGTATTCACTCCTTTCAATTTACAGCTCCGACCTCGCCGGAGATATTGCTTCTCTATTGGCTCAAAATCCCTCAATATCCAAGCCTGTAAGTCcggcttcacttctacttccaaTTCCAACTCTGTTAATGACGAAACTGAGTCAGCTCAGCAGCTCTTTGAG AAACTGAAGGAGGCAGAGCGTGAACGGATAAATAAGTTAGAGGAATTTGAAAGAAAGGCAAATGTTCAATTAGAGAGGCAGCTTCTGCTGGCTTCAGAATGGAGTAGGAAATTGCTGGCTATGCAGGGAAAATTGAAGGGTACTGAGTGGGACCCCGAAAATTCTCATAAAATAGACTACAGTCAATTTCAGAACCTTCTCAATGCAAATAATGTGCAGTTTATGGAGTATTCCAACTATGGCCAGACCGTTTCAG TGATTCTACCATATTACAAGGATGGAAAAACAAAAGGCTCAGGAGGGGAAAATAGAAAGGATATTGTTTTCAAGCGTCATGTTGTTGACCGGATGCCGATAGATTGCTGGAATGATGTTTGGAGGAAGTTGCATCAACAGCTTGTGAATGTAGATGTGTATAATGTGAATAACATCCCTGCTGAAGTCTACTCTACTGTTGCAACAGCAGTTGTGTGGTCTATGCGACTCGCCCTTTCAGTTGTCTTATACATTTGGATTGATAATAAGATGAGACCAATTTATTCAAAACTAATACCTTGCGATTTGGGAAGCGCCCCCAAAAAGATAAGCGAGCCACAAAAGCAGCGTGCCCTTGGTTCATTAGGAAAGAGCCG AGCAAAATTCATATCAGCAGAAGAAAAAACTGGTATAACTTTTGATGATTTCGCTGGGCAAGAATATATTAAGAGAGAGCTTCAAGAGATTGTCCGAATACTGAAGAATGAAGACGAGTTTCAAAACAAAGGGATTTATTGTCCAAAAGGTGTGCTTCTCCATGGTCCTCCTGGAACTGGTAAAACACTTCTGGCAAAAGCTATTGCTGGAGAAGCGGGATTACCTTTTTTTGCTGCTAATGGTACTGATTTTGTTGAG ATGTTTGCCGGTGTGGCTGCTTCACGTGTGAAGGACCTTTTTTCCAGTGCCAGATCATTTGCTCCTTCTATTATTTTCATTGATGAGATAGATGCAATTGGCAGCAAACGTGGTGGACCAGATATTGGTGGG GGTGGTGCAGAGAGGGAACAGGGGCTTCTTCAGATATTGACGGAAATGGATGGATTTAAAGTGTCAACATCACAG GTATTAGTTATTGGTGCAACCAATAGATTGGACATTCTTGATCCTGCGCTGTTAAGAAAGGGTCGTTTTGACAAGATTATTAGGGTCGGTTTGCCCTCAAAAGACGGTAGATTGGCCATATTGATG GTACATGCTCGAAATAAATTTTTCCGGTCAGAAGAGGAAAAGGACACTTTGTTACAGGAAATTGCAGAGCTCACAGAAGATTTTACTGGAGCTGAACTTCAAAATATATT GAATGAAGCTGGAATATTGACTGCGAGGAAAGACTTAGATTATATTGGACGAGATGAACTTCTTGAGGCCTTGAAGAGG CAAAAGGGCACATTTGAAACGGGTCAAGAAGATAGCACTGAGGTCCCTGAGGAGCTAACACTGAGACTAGCTTACAGAGAAGCTGCTGTTGCAGTTCTTGCATGTTACCTTCCAGATCCCTACCGACCATTCACTGAG ACGGATATCAAATCCATCCGTAGTCAGCCCAATATGCAATTCATGGAAATTGGAGGCAGAGTGTTTAAAAGGAAAGCAGATTATGTGAACTCAATAGTCCGTGCATGTGCTC CCAGAGTAATTGAGGAAAAAATGTTTGGAGTTGACAATCTATGTTGGATCTCTGCAAAAGCAACTTTAGAAGCTTCCAGGCTTGCAGAATTTTTGATACTTCAGACAGGGTTGACTGCCTTGGGAAAAGCTTATTACAGATACCAGAGAGATCTCGTACCAAAC CTCCCTTCTAAAATTGAAGCACTTAGAGATGAGTACATGAGATATGCCGTGGAGAAATGTTTGTCTATTCTAAAGGAGAACCATGCCGCTGTAGAGACAATTACAG ATGTGTTGCTTGAGGAAGGAGAGATCAAAGCTGATGAAATTTGGAGCATATACAAAAGCTCGCCTAAAAGTCCTCAG CCTACTGTGTGTCCTGTTGATGAATATGGAGCCCTTATATATGCTGGAAGGTGGGGAGTCCATGGGGTTTCACTTCCAGGGAGGGTGACGTTTGCACCTGGAAATGTTGGATTTTCAACTTTTGGTGCACCACGACCTATGGAG ACCCAGATAATTAGTGATGAAACGTGGAAGCTAATAGATGGTATATGGGATAAAAGGGTCGAGGAAATAAAAGCTGCAGCAtcagttgaaattgaagaagacAAGGAGAAACCACAGCTTCTGATGCCCAGTCATTTCCTATAG